In the genome of Populus trichocarpa isolate Nisqually-1 chromosome 6, P.trichocarpa_v4.1, whole genome shotgun sequence, one region contains:
- the LOC7471536 gene encoding protein EMBRYONIC FLOWER 1 isoform X3, giving the protein MERTMLVEKNHPGSHSKLVSKVESSIRIDSITIDLDNVDEKVEAEKCSHFSMRGYVSEIRKRDWKICWPFVSDGDSNNYEEQACLLPPLHVPKFRFWRCQNCVWEVDATANCYGSTALKSCSTGFKSTKVCSHAPILGDDAMLPSDVQGAANQEIPEGTQADAFASLTNTSKCHHSQSIDKNERKTKDENVSNIGKSVGSEDNLKQENHRLACVATEVVSSPIQKTDLTDKIAAFKSKCINLCEPGCGHHEVVAAEFARNLNCMVNNATEICEAGKETSIDDQYKEIITRGASGEAGNIDDGALTADKDPDVHHENSSGLHRRKTRKVRLLTELLCENGDGDTDNQTQYSLPHAFPDASAGVDKVPVLQGEVAIQGKARRGLGQNRKRKLPQDEDSRSPEMRSTSKVCKEVRNSKRDGETAELSGGSESEEDAFGRMGLQTGMKSQWAKNKVDRSLVVSKKKNKKALSFDECLFSELSPEKAPIEIGEKISPEKATAVDDVLTKSVHNAFTGREMDFFPLHSSQMEKNVNDYKKKGKMPLFEDYQVSPSPWNHGILREGPVIRKDVGTIHAGLVPVPFHSAEDTYLEKGLDLSLNSYKTAQSYDGKHIPLVENRQSSLFTWQEGSSKNQAMRKATEIEHVGNFNFTSKIAQDAPFEKGIRSDPSTKRPSFKIPFLSEKQKYNFQVEIGGCSLMQKKDFCNTKSNEKTIGMQEHSAFPRKDINQRADKLSEQGALDDIPMEIVELMAKNQYERCLPDGEYEKRQLETTSSSRRSQMMNFSQVYGLGGLSLFHQETTQKQNPPARRNGIIKMGEMEESTKQKAVDFFSQADRNSFNMRRLEKTGSPVGFGPFLQHQEKPSSRVQHSACISNVQNISQNCKQIGDVVGNRSCYANFHTPGPCNTCQSIPQQSKEANHLWSSMMSNHMPFVYTIPPKCVTQSTNVNVFPHSSGSNLKENMNGDRELKFLNKNAANLGKQNRNFGSETLIRARSEYPFAGKHNGIELNQKPIGSLDLYSNETIPAMHLLSLMDAGVQSSAPINMDVNSKFLKRPSITHNPEPKEFSRLDTGAFKAVNTVKHPPPNHHGKNQLAENFRDHIPVIQTTAGASSSSILHDKGIRKATDFPIQVVQDKDKRKGSDSRTQNKVNRSQKSAYGGFGTNCGSIPAHNMQTMFYGASDSSMFPLPFRALEKPNKHKLESPANNRTVHAHKSSSETEVCSVNRNPADFTVPEAGNMYMIVGEDLKFEKEVPFVNGSRSLKLDGPKRQRKLPAVKGRGRPPMSRLS; this is encoded by the exons ATGGAAAGGACTATGTTAGTGGAGAAGAATCATCCTGGTAGCCATTCAAAACTTGTCTCCAAGGTGGAATCATCTATTAGGATCGATTCCATAACAATTGACCTGGACAATGTTGATGAGAAAGTTGAGGCAGAAAAATGCTCACATTTTTCTATGCG TGGATATGTATCTGAAATTCGTAAACGAGACTGGAAGATCTGTTGGCCGTTTGTGTCAGATGGTGACAGTAATAACTATGAGGAGCAAGCATGCCTTCTTCCTCCTTTACATGTTCCAAAATTCCGATTTTGGCGTTGTCAGAACTGTGTGTGGGAAGTTGATGCCACTGCGAACTGTTACGGAAGTACTGCTCTAAAATCATGCAGTACTGGATTCAAATCCACTAAAGTTTGTTCCCATGCACCAATCCTTGGTGATGATGCAATGCTACCATCTGATGTTCAGGGAGCTGCAAATCAAGAAATTCCCGAGGGAACACAGGCTGATGCTTTTGCCAGTTTGACCAATACCAGTAAATGTCATCATTCTCAGTCTATTGATAAGAATGAAAGGAAGACTAAAGATGAAAATGTTTCCAACATAG GGAAAAGTGTGGGTTCAGAAGATAATTTGAAGCAGGAAAATCATAGACTGGCATGTGTAGCAACTGAAGTTGTTTCAAGCCCAATTCAGAAGACAGATCTTACAGATAAAATAG CAGCTTTCAAGTCAAAATGTATCAACCTATGTGAGCCAGGCTGTGGTCATCATGAAGTAGTTGCTGCTGAGTTTGCTAGAAATCTTAATTGCATGGTAAACAATGCTACTGAAATTTGTGAAGCGGGAAAAGAAACTTCCATAGATGATCAATACAAAGAGATAATAACTCGTGGGGCATCTGGAGAAGCAGGTAACATTGATGATGGGGCACTCACTGCTGACAAGGATCCT GATGTTCACCATGAAAATTCAAGTGGTTTGCATCGTAGGAAAACTCGAAAGGTGCGCTTGTTGACTGAATTGTTGTGTGAAAATGGGGATGGAGACACTGATAACCAAACTCAGTATTCTCTGCCCCATGCCTTTCCTGATGCATCTGCTGGAGTTGACAAGGTTCCTGTTCTCCAAGGGGAGGTGGCTATCCAAGGCAAAGCTAGAAGGGGCTTGGGTCAGAATAGGAAAAGAAAGTTGCCTCAGGATGAAGATTCAAGATCTCCAGAGATGAGATCTACCAGTAAAGTGTGTAAAGAAGTTAGGAACTCAAAGAGAGATGGGGAAACAGCTGAACTCAGTGGGGGTTCTGAATCAGAAGAAGATGCATTCGGAAGAATGGGTTTACAAACTGGCATGAAGAGTCAGTGGGCCAAAAACAAAGTTGACAGAAGTCTTGTTGTaagcaagaagaaaaacaaaaaggcactgagttttgatgaatgtttgTTCTCAGAGCTGTCACCAGAAAAGGCGCCAATTGAAATCGGGGAGAAAATTTCACCAGAAAAGGCCACTGCTGTTGATGATGTTTTGACCAAATCAGTACACAATGCATTTACAGGCAGAGAGATGGACTTTTTCCCTTTGCATTCTTCACAAATGGAGAAAAATGTTAATGATTacaagaagaaaggaaagatgCCTCTTTTTGAGGATTATCAGGTTTCCCCGTCTCCTTGGAATCATGGCATTCTCAGAGAAGGTCCAGTGATTAGGAAAGATGTGGGGACAATACATGCTGGACTTGTACCTGTTCCGTTTCATTCAGCAGAGGACACATATCTTGAAAAGGGGCTGGATCTTTCTCTTAACAGCTACAAGACAGCACAAAGCTATGATGGGAAACATATTCCACTGGTAGAAAATAGGCAAAGTTCTTTATTTACTTGGCAAGAGGGAAGTTCCAAAAATCAGGCAATGAGGAAAGCTACAGAAATTGAGCATGTGGGAAATTTCAATTTCACTTCTAAAATTGCCCAAGATGCACCTTTTGAGAAAGGAATACGTAGCGATCCCAGTACCAAGAGACCATCTTTTAAAATTCCCTTCCTCAGTGAGAAGCAGAAATACAACTTTCAGGTTGAAATTGGGGGTTGTTCTCTCATGCAGAAAAAG GACTTTTGTAATACCAAAAGCAACGAGAAAACCATTGGAATGCAGGAACATTCAGCATTTCCAAGGAAAGATATCAACCAAAGAGCTGATAAGTTGTCTGAACAGGGAGCTTTAGATGACATTCCAATGGAAATTGTTGAACTCATGGCAAAGAATCAGTATGAGAGGTGTCTTCCTGATGGTGAATATGAGAAACGCCAGTTAGAAACAACTAGTAGCTCAAGGAGGAGTCAGATGATGAATTTCAGTCAAGTATATGGGCTTGGAGGGTTAAGCTTATTTCATCAGGAAACTACTCAAAAACAGAACCCTCCAGCCAGAAGAAATGGCATAATAAAGATGGGTGAAATGGAAGAATCAACCAAACAGAAGGCAGTTGATTTCTTCTCTCAAGCTGATCGAAACTCATTCAATATGAGGCGACTGGAAAAAACTGGTTCCCCTGTGGGGTTTGGACCATTTCTTCAACATCAAGAGAAGCCATCCAGCAGAGTTCAACATTCTGCTTGCATTTCTAACGTCCAAAACATTTCTCAAAATTGCAAACAGATAGGGGATGTGGTGGGGAATAGATCTTGTTATGCCAATTTCCACACCCCAGGACCATGTAACACATGCCAGAGCATTCCACAGCAAAGTAAGGAAGCAAATCACCTTTGGTCATCAATGATGTCGAATCACATGCCTTTTGTTTATACCATTCCTCCAAAGTGTGTAACTCAATCTACCAATGTAAATGTGTTTCCTCATTCTTCTGGAAGTAACCTCAAGGAAAATATGAATGGGGATCGTGAGCTGAAGTTTTTGAATAAGAATGCTGCCAACCTGGGAAAGCAAAACAGGAATTTTGGTTCAGAAACTCTCATCAGGGCACGTTCAGAATACCCCTTTGCTGGAAAACATAATGGGATTGAGCTTAATCAGAAGCCAATAGGGTCATTAGATCTGTATTCTAATGAAACCATACCAGCTATGCACTTGCTCAGCCTCATGGATGCAGGAGTACAGTCCAGTGCACCCATCAATATGGATGTAAACTCAAAGTTCCTCAAGAGACCTTCCATTACACACAATCCTGAACCTAAGGAGTTTTCTAGGCTGGACACCGGGGCATTTAAAGCTGTTAATACTGTGAAGCACCCACCTCCTAATCATCATGGTAAAAATCAACTTGCAGAGAATTTCCGTGATCATATTCCTGTCATTCAAACAACAGCTGGTGCATCTTCTTCGTCAATTCTACATGATAAAGGTATTAGGAAGGCTACTGATTTTCCCATTCAAGTTGTTCAAGATAAAGATAAGAGAAAAGGCTCTGATTCACGCACACAGAATAAAGTAAATAGATCACAAAAATCAGCATATGGTGGTTTTGGCACCAACTGTGGATCCATTCCCGCTCATAACATGCAGACAATGTTTTATGGTGCTTCAGATTCTTCAATGTTTCCTTTGCCATTCCGTGCATTGGAAAAGCCAAACAAACACAAGTTGGAGTCCCCTGCTAACAATAGAACTGTTCACGCCCATAAAAGCAGTTCTGAGACTGAAGTTTGCAGCGTGAACAGAAACCCTGCTGATTTTACCGTACCGGAAGCTGGAAATATGTATATGATTGTAGGTGAAGACctaaaatttgaaaaggaaGTTCCTTTTGTAAACGGATCTCGCTCACTTAAATTGGATGGGCCCAAACGACAGAGGAAGCTTCCTGCTGTGAAAGGCCGTGGACGACCTCCAATGTCACGATTGTCCTAA
- the LOC7471536 gene encoding protein EMBRYONIC FLOWER 1 isoform X2, with protein sequence MERTMLVEKNHPGSHSKLVSKVESSIRIDSITIDLDNVDEKVEAEKCSHFSMRGYVSEIRKRDWKICWPFVSDGDSNNYEEQACLLPPLHVPKFRFWRCQNCVWEVDATANCYGSTALKSCSTGFKSTKVCSHAPILGDDAMLPSDVQGAANQEIPEGTQADAFASLTNTSKCHHSQSIDKNERKTKDENVSNIGKSVGSEDNLKQENHRLACVATEVVSSPIQKTDLTDKIAFKSKCINLCEPGCGHHEVVAAEFARNLNCMVNNATEICEAGKETSIDDQYKEIITRGASGEAGNIDDGALTADKDPVSRPSLELDEYDDPSSESTDIMVGNNSQDVHHENSSGLHRRKTRKVRLLTELLCENGDGDTDNQTQYSLPHAFPDASAGVDKVPVLQGEVAIQGKARRGLGQNRKRKLPQDEDSRSPEMRSTSKVCKEVRNSKRDGETAELSGGSESEEDAFGRMGLQTGMKSQWAKNKVDRSLVVSKKKNKKALSFDECLFSELSPEKAPIEIGEKISPEKATAVDDVLTKSVHNAFTGREMDFFPLHSSQMEKNVNDYKKKGKMPLFEDYQVSPSPWNHGILREGPVIRKDVGTIHAGLVPVPFHSAEDTYLEKGLDLSLNSYKTAQSYDGKHIPLVENRQSSLFTWQEGSSKNQAMRKATEIEHVGNFNFTSKIAQDAPFEKGIRSDPSTKRPSFKIPFLSEKQKYNFQVEIGGCSLMQKKDFCNTKSNEKTIGMQEHSAFPRKDINQRADKLSEQGALDDIPMEIVELMAKNQYERCLPDGEYEKRQLETTSSSRRSQMMNFSQVYGLGGLSLFHQETTQKQNPPARRNGIIKMGEMEESTKQKAVDFFSQADRNSFNMRRLEKTGSPVGFGPFLQHQEKPSSRVQHSACISNVQNISQNCKQIGDVVGNRSCYANFHTPGPCNTCQSIPQQSKEANHLWSSMMSNHMPFVYTIPPKCVTQSTNVNVFPHSSGSNLKENMNGDRELKFLNKNAANLGKQNRNFGSETLIRARSEYPFAGKHNGIELNQKPIGSLDLYSNETIPAMHLLSLMDAGVQSSAPINMDVNSKFLKRPSITHNPEPKEFSRLDTGAFKAVNTVKHPPPNHHGKNQLAENFRDHIPVIQTTAGASSSSILHDKGIRKATDFPIQVVQDKDKRKGSDSRTQNKVNRSQKSAYGGFGTNCGSIPAHNMQTMFYGASDSSMFPLPFRALEKPNKHKLESPANNRTVHAHKSSSETEVCSVNRNPADFTVPEAGNMYMIVGEDLKFEKEVPFVNGSRSLKLDGPKRQRKLPAVKGRGRPPMSRLS encoded by the exons ATGGAAAGGACTATGTTAGTGGAGAAGAATCATCCTGGTAGCCATTCAAAACTTGTCTCCAAGGTGGAATCATCTATTAGGATCGATTCCATAACAATTGACCTGGACAATGTTGATGAGAAAGTTGAGGCAGAAAAATGCTCACATTTTTCTATGCG TGGATATGTATCTGAAATTCGTAAACGAGACTGGAAGATCTGTTGGCCGTTTGTGTCAGATGGTGACAGTAATAACTATGAGGAGCAAGCATGCCTTCTTCCTCCTTTACATGTTCCAAAATTCCGATTTTGGCGTTGTCAGAACTGTGTGTGGGAAGTTGATGCCACTGCGAACTGTTACGGAAGTACTGCTCTAAAATCATGCAGTACTGGATTCAAATCCACTAAAGTTTGTTCCCATGCACCAATCCTTGGTGATGATGCAATGCTACCATCTGATGTTCAGGGAGCTGCAAATCAAGAAATTCCCGAGGGAACACAGGCTGATGCTTTTGCCAGTTTGACCAATACCAGTAAATGTCATCATTCTCAGTCTATTGATAAGAATGAAAGGAAGACTAAAGATGAAAATGTTTCCAACATAG GGAAAAGTGTGGGTTCAGAAGATAATTTGAAGCAGGAAAATCATAGACTGGCATGTGTAGCAACTGAAGTTGTTTCAAGCCCAATTCAGAAGACAGATCTTACAGATAAAATAG CTTTCAAGTCAAAATGTATCAACCTATGTGAGCCAGGCTGTGGTCATCATGAAGTAGTTGCTGCTGAGTTTGCTAGAAATCTTAATTGCATGGTAAACAATGCTACTGAAATTTGTGAAGCGGGAAAAGAAACTTCCATAGATGATCAATACAAAGAGATAATAACTCGTGGGGCATCTGGAGAAGCAGGTAACATTGATGATGGGGCACTCACTGCTGACAAGGATCCTGTGAGCCGCCCTTCCCTGGAATTAGATGAGTATGATGATCCTTCATCTGAAAGCACTGATATCATGGTTGGTAATAATTCTCAGGATGTTCACCATGAAAATTCAAGTGGTTTGCATCGTAGGAAAACTCGAAAGGTGCGCTTGTTGACTGAATTGTTGTGTGAAAATGGGGATGGAGACACTGATAACCAAACTCAGTATTCTCTGCCCCATGCCTTTCCTGATGCATCTGCTGGAGTTGACAAGGTTCCTGTTCTCCAAGGGGAGGTGGCTATCCAAGGCAAAGCTAGAAGGGGCTTGGGTCAGAATAGGAAAAGAAAGTTGCCTCAGGATGAAGATTCAAGATCTCCAGAGATGAGATCTACCAGTAAAGTGTGTAAAGAAGTTAGGAACTCAAAGAGAGATGGGGAAACAGCTGAACTCAGTGGGGGTTCTGAATCAGAAGAAGATGCATTCGGAAGAATGGGTTTACAAACTGGCATGAAGAGTCAGTGGGCCAAAAACAAAGTTGACAGAAGTCTTGTTGTaagcaagaagaaaaacaaaaaggcactgagttttgatgaatgtttgTTCTCAGAGCTGTCACCAGAAAAGGCGCCAATTGAAATCGGGGAGAAAATTTCACCAGAAAAGGCCACTGCTGTTGATGATGTTTTGACCAAATCAGTACACAATGCATTTACAGGCAGAGAGATGGACTTTTTCCCTTTGCATTCTTCACAAATGGAGAAAAATGTTAATGATTacaagaagaaaggaaagatgCCTCTTTTTGAGGATTATCAGGTTTCCCCGTCTCCTTGGAATCATGGCATTCTCAGAGAAGGTCCAGTGATTAGGAAAGATGTGGGGACAATACATGCTGGACTTGTACCTGTTCCGTTTCATTCAGCAGAGGACACATATCTTGAAAAGGGGCTGGATCTTTCTCTTAACAGCTACAAGACAGCACAAAGCTATGATGGGAAACATATTCCACTGGTAGAAAATAGGCAAAGTTCTTTATTTACTTGGCAAGAGGGAAGTTCCAAAAATCAGGCAATGAGGAAAGCTACAGAAATTGAGCATGTGGGAAATTTCAATTTCACTTCTAAAATTGCCCAAGATGCACCTTTTGAGAAAGGAATACGTAGCGATCCCAGTACCAAGAGACCATCTTTTAAAATTCCCTTCCTCAGTGAGAAGCAGAAATACAACTTTCAGGTTGAAATTGGGGGTTGTTCTCTCATGCAGAAAAAG GACTTTTGTAATACCAAAAGCAACGAGAAAACCATTGGAATGCAGGAACATTCAGCATTTCCAAGGAAAGATATCAACCAAAGAGCTGATAAGTTGTCTGAACAGGGAGCTTTAGATGACATTCCAATGGAAATTGTTGAACTCATGGCAAAGAATCAGTATGAGAGGTGTCTTCCTGATGGTGAATATGAGAAACGCCAGTTAGAAACAACTAGTAGCTCAAGGAGGAGTCAGATGATGAATTTCAGTCAAGTATATGGGCTTGGAGGGTTAAGCTTATTTCATCAGGAAACTACTCAAAAACAGAACCCTCCAGCCAGAAGAAATGGCATAATAAAGATGGGTGAAATGGAAGAATCAACCAAACAGAAGGCAGTTGATTTCTTCTCTCAAGCTGATCGAAACTCATTCAATATGAGGCGACTGGAAAAAACTGGTTCCCCTGTGGGGTTTGGACCATTTCTTCAACATCAAGAGAAGCCATCCAGCAGAGTTCAACATTCTGCTTGCATTTCTAACGTCCAAAACATTTCTCAAAATTGCAAACAGATAGGGGATGTGGTGGGGAATAGATCTTGTTATGCCAATTTCCACACCCCAGGACCATGTAACACATGCCAGAGCATTCCACAGCAAAGTAAGGAAGCAAATCACCTTTGGTCATCAATGATGTCGAATCACATGCCTTTTGTTTATACCATTCCTCCAAAGTGTGTAACTCAATCTACCAATGTAAATGTGTTTCCTCATTCTTCTGGAAGTAACCTCAAGGAAAATATGAATGGGGATCGTGAGCTGAAGTTTTTGAATAAGAATGCTGCCAACCTGGGAAAGCAAAACAGGAATTTTGGTTCAGAAACTCTCATCAGGGCACGTTCAGAATACCCCTTTGCTGGAAAACATAATGGGATTGAGCTTAATCAGAAGCCAATAGGGTCATTAGATCTGTATTCTAATGAAACCATACCAGCTATGCACTTGCTCAGCCTCATGGATGCAGGAGTACAGTCCAGTGCACCCATCAATATGGATGTAAACTCAAAGTTCCTCAAGAGACCTTCCATTACACACAATCCTGAACCTAAGGAGTTTTCTAGGCTGGACACCGGGGCATTTAAAGCTGTTAATACTGTGAAGCACCCACCTCCTAATCATCATGGTAAAAATCAACTTGCAGAGAATTTCCGTGATCATATTCCTGTCATTCAAACAACAGCTGGTGCATCTTCTTCGTCAATTCTACATGATAAAGGTATTAGGAAGGCTACTGATTTTCCCATTCAAGTTGTTCAAGATAAAGATAAGAGAAAAGGCTCTGATTCACGCACACAGAATAAAGTAAATAGATCACAAAAATCAGCATATGGTGGTTTTGGCACCAACTGTGGATCCATTCCCGCTCATAACATGCAGACAATGTTTTATGGTGCTTCAGATTCTTCAATGTTTCCTTTGCCATTCCGTGCATTGGAAAAGCCAAACAAACACAAGTTGGAGTCCCCTGCTAACAATAGAACTGTTCACGCCCATAAAAGCAGTTCTGAGACTGAAGTTTGCAGCGTGAACAGAAACCCTGCTGATTTTACCGTACCGGAAGCTGGAAATATGTATATGATTGTAGGTGAAGACctaaaatttgaaaaggaaGTTCCTTTTGTAAACGGATCTCGCTCACTTAAATTGGATGGGCCCAAACGACAGAGGAAGCTTCCTGCTGTGAAAGGCCGTGGACGACCTCCAATGTCACGATTGTCCTAA